GACCGACACCGTGGTCAACGCGGACTCGCAGAGTTCGCCATCCCCGATGGATAACGGCAGCACTTCCGGGCGCGTCTGCAGGGTGCCGGATTCATAGATCAGCACCACTTCAGGAGCGTGGGTCAGGCGCGCCAGATTCGCGGCCTCGGACGGCAGGCCGATACCCACAAAGCAGGTCATGCCGTTTTCCAGCGCCCGGGCGGCGGTGACGGTCATCATCTCGGCAGAGCTGTATTCAGGAGAGCGATTTTCAAGAAAACTGCTTTCAAGGCTCATCAGGCATTCCCTCCGGTATTCATGATGTTGTCCTCGATCCAGCGCGTAAAGGCATCGCGGTCGCGGGAAATGCTGTCCCACTCCTTGTAGAAGCGGTTGTCACGCGGGTAGTAGCCATGGGCGTAGGATGGCAGCGAGCCCTTCTCGGCCACGGCAATGGCATCGATTGCCCAGCCCGGAATCACGCAGGCATTGGGATGGGCCTGCAGATCATCGACGATCTCCTCGACGGTCACGATGCTGTGCTTCGCGGCCAGTACCGCCTCCTTCTGCACGCCAACGATGCCCTCGACCAGCACATTGCCGGCACGATCGGCCTTCTGTGCGTGCACGATCGACACATCCGGGCGCACCGAGGGCACCGCGGCCAGGCGCTCGCCGCTGAAGGGGCATTCGATGAAACGAATCTGGTCGTTGACACTGGGCAGCTCACTGCCGACGTAACCACGCAGTACCGCCAGCGGTAAGCCAGCGGCACCGGCTTCGAAGGCACAGGCCATGGCGGCATGGCTGTGTTCGAGAATCTCGATCTGATGGGGCCAGCCCTTCTCGACGGCATCACGCAGACGATGCAGGGAGCCGACACCGGGATTGCCTCCCCAGGAGAAGATCACCTTCTTCGCACAGCCAGCACCGATCATCTGGTCGTAGACCAGGTCAGGGGTCATGCGAATCAGGGTCAGGTCACGCCTGCGCTGACGGATGATCTCGTGCCCGGCGGCAACGGGAATCAGATGGGTAAAACCCTCCATGGCGACGGTGGCTCCGTCCTCGACGTAGCGCGCGACCGCGTCATGCAGGCTGAGAATCTCGGCCATGATGGTTCGCCTCTGTGCTGTTCACCCGCTGCGATCGGTACAGGACGCCAGCGATTCCGGTCACTCTCGTTGCCGGCCTGGCTACCGCATCATCCATCGATTCTCGTATCGATCAATGATGTTCGCTATGTGAACATAGGTTTGTGATACGAACAAAATAATCCTGTGTTTGAGGCGCGTCAAATGCACAAACAACAGCGGGGGTGGCCCATTGCCACCCCCGCATTCATGTTTAAACCATTATTTTCAGATAGTTAAAAAGAATCCAACCACTCGACGGCACGCTTGACCTGGGCCTCGCTGCTACCAAGGTATAAAGCGGGGTCGCTCGCTTTTTCCAACTCAGCCAACGAAACCCGCCCAGCAACATCGGGATATTGCTCGGCAAGCAGTCTCTCCAGCACCTGGCTGTAGGCCTCTGAACTCTGCCGAGCCTGTTCGGAGGCCAGTGAGGCCAGCATCCTGGCCTTGTCCACTCCCAGTTGCGGTGCCAGCAAGCCTGCGACAGGCTCGGCCATGATCGCCCCTCCGGTAATCGCAAGGTTGGCGCGCATGCGCTCCGGAAACACTTCCAGACCTTCCAGCAGCTCGGCACTCAACTCCAGTGCGCCTTCCAGCAACAGGACCATTTCACTCAGCGGTGCCCACTCGGCATGCCATTCTCCCAAACCTCGCTCCAGTGGCTGCGCCATGGCGTTGATGATCACGCCTGTATGACCATGGATGCGCCTTGCCGCCGTACGAATGCGCGCACAGCGCACCGGGTTACGCTTGTGCGGCATGGATGACGACTCACCCATTCCCGGCGCTGAAGGCTCGCTGACTTCCCCCACCTCCGTCTGGGTCAGCAGAGCGATATCCAGCGCCAGGCCATCAGCAGCGCCAGCGATGGCATCCACGGCAGTAGCCAATGCATGTACCGGTTGTCGATCGGTATGCCAAGGCAACACCGGCGTCGCCAGGCCCATACGCTGGGCAACATCATCCATCAACGCCAGGCCTTGCTCTCCCCAGCCGGAATGCACGCCAACGGCACCGCCGAACTGCACCGGCAGTCCCGCTGTACTCAGCGCTGCCAGACGCCGCCGTGCGCTCTCCAATCCCATGGCCCATTGTGCCACCTTGACGCCGAAGGCCATCGGCAGTGCCTGCTGCATCAGCGTGCGACCGACCATCGGCGTCTTCGAGTGGCAGCGCATCAACGCAATAGCCGACTCACGACAGCGCAGCAATAACTCATCAATGCGCGCCAGACGTGGGGTCAGCAGGTGCATCAAGGCCGAATCGATCACGTCCTGGCTGGTCGCACCGAGGTGCCAGTAGCGCCGCAGCTCTTCAGGCAGT
This Halomonas huangheensis DNA region includes the following protein-coding sequences:
- a CDS encoding CoA transferase subunit A, whose translation is MAEILSLHDAVARYVEDGATVAMEGFTHLIPVAAGHEIIRQRRRDLTLIRMTPDLVYDQMIGAGCAKKVIFSWGGNPGVGSLHRLRDAVEKGWPHQIEILEHSHAAMACAFEAGAAGLPLAVLRGYVGSELPSVNDQIRFIECPFSGERLAAVPSVRPDVSIVHAQKADRAGNVLVEGIVGVQKEAVLAAKHSIVTVEEIVDDLQAHPNACVIPGWAIDAIAVAEKGSLPSYAHGYYPRDNRFYKEWDSISRDRDAFTRWIEDNIMNTGGNA
- a CDS encoding class-II fumarase/aspartase family protein, coding for MPSALLSRPFMSQAALESCRDEALVKSMLAFELALAEAHEQHGHMPDGTSQRMREVLEAHEFDVERIAAGVASGGNAAIPFVKQARATLPEELRRYWHLGATSQDVIDSALMHLLTPRLARIDELLLRCRESAIALMRCHSKTPMVGRTLMQQALPMAFGVKVAQWAMGLESARRRLAALSTAGLPVQFGGAVGVHSGWGEQGLALMDDVAQRMGLATPVLPWHTDRQPVHALATAVDAIAGAADGLALDIALLTQTEVGEVSEPSAPGMGESSSMPHKRNPVRCARIRTAARRIHGHTGVIINAMAQPLERGLGEWHAEWAPLSEMVLLLEGALELSAELLEGLEVFPERMRANLAITGGAIMAEPVAGLLAPQLGVDKARMLASLASEQARQSSEAYSQVLERLLAEQYPDVAGRVSLAELEKASDPALYLGSSEAQVKRAVEWLDSF